The Vanrija pseudolonga chromosome 1, complete sequence genomic sequence CCTCCTGGTCGGGTACGTCGTGTTCTTGGCTGGCCGCGGTATCTGGCACGAGGTCTCCGCTGGGGTAGGGCAtgccgcgcccgccgtggCTGGAGGGTGTGTTCAGCCCGAGGCGCTGTTACCGTCTTTCGACGTGTCGACGGTGTGGGGCGCGAAGGAGCGTAtcgtcgaggtgagtggcggAGTGAGGGGGGTAGGTTCGCGCGCTCACCCGCCGCTTCCAGTGGCACCAAGCCGCCATCCGCATCCCCACCGAGTCGTGGGACGACATGGGCGCGCCCGGCACCGACCCCCGCTGGGACGTGTTCGCGCAATACCACGCGTACCTGGAGAAGTCTTATCCGCTCGTGCACAAGCACCTCGTCAAGACGACGATCGATACTTGGGGCCTTGTGTACGAGTGGGTCGGGAGCGACGCGGGCAAGCGGCCGCTGTTTATCACCGGGCACCAGGGTGAGTGGCTCGGGTTCGGGCGATGCCAGGTAGTGTTTCGCTGGCtcgcgcgctgacgcgcgctcgctcctccCCAGACGTCGTCCCTGTCCTCCCCGACACCGTGTACCAGTGGGAGCAGCCGCCCTACTCCGGCGCATACGACGGCACGTGGATctggggccgcggcgcgtccgacgacaagagcacgacgacggccgtgctcgccgcgatcgagctgctcctcgagaGCGGCGAGTTTgcgccctcgcgcacggTGGTGCTCGCGTTcgggcacgacgaggagcgcggcgggctgcgcggcgccaaGGGCATCCGTGATTACCTGCTCAACAAGTACGGCCGCCAGCCGttcgccctcctcgtcgacgagggcagcgggCTCAGCGCCGCCTGGGACCGCACGTTCGGCCTgcccggcgtcgcggagaAGGGCAAGTTCGACCTCAACCTCACCGTCTCGACGCTGGGCGGGCACTCGTccgtgcccccgccgcacACCGGTATCGGGCTGTCCGCGCTGCTcatcgcgcagctcgagaagaACCCCTACGCGCCGACCCTTGGGCCCCAGGCGCCAGTGTACGGATACCTCcagtgcgcggcggcgcatgCGCCCGGGATCCCTGCCAAGCTGAAGCGTACCGTTGTGGCCGCGGCCAGCGGGTGCaagaaggcggcgagggcgctgCCCGAGCTCATTATCGCCACGGGGCTCGGTGGGCcgggccgcgccggcgcggggcagggcagcgccgagcgcgcgctcatCTCTACCACGCAAGCGGTGGACATTATCAACGGCGGGGTCAAGGTCAACGCGCTGCCAGAGCTCGTCACGACGATCGTGAACCACCGCCTCGATATCTCAAGCAGCATCGCCGAGCTGAAGGGCAAGATCTGGGACACGCTCGTCCCGACCGCCGCGGAGCTGGGTCTGGCCGTGGAGGGCTTCGGCAGGTCGTACGCGCCCGAGCATGCCCGCGGGACAGTCTACCTCGAGTCGAGCCGCTTCAgcgaggacctcgagccggcgccgatcAGCGACACGTCGGACAGCAGCCTTGCGTGGGCCGTGTTCGCTGGCACCGCGCGCGGGCTGTGGGCTTCGCGCAAGGAGGTCTCCGACGGGAAGGCCATGGTGCCCCTtgctgccgaggacgagctcatcATGGCGCCGTTCATGACCACCGGCAACACGGACACTGCGAGGTGCGTCGCGATGTATAGATTGCGCTGATGGCTAGGTACTgggacctcgcgcgcgacatTTACCGCTGGCGATATGTGCTCAACACGGAGCACCAGGGTGTGAGTGGCTGCTACTGTGCACGGACGGCGGGGTGGCTgtgcgccccgccccgcggcctccgccgccgacgtcgctgACTTGCAGGGCCACACTATCAATGAGCgcatcggcgccgacgcgctcgtcgagttTACGCGGTAAGCCTAGCTTTGAGtgtcacgccgccggcgcgctaACCAGTGCAGTTTCTTCCAAGCGCTGATCCTCAACGTCGACGCTTCGGCGCTTTAACCCTTTGTGGTGGTGTTTGATCTGCGCCGTAACGCGCAACGCTGGCTGCATGTCTGCCTGGGAGCGTGTGATTGAACAAACTTGCGGCAACGATAAAGATAGCTGGACATGTGGTGGTGGAATGCATCCCAAAGCACTTAATATCGCGGCATCCCGGCGGCCGTAATGTTCCTATTCTCGGCGTTGGATGCCGcagactggctggctgcacaCTGCCTGCTGCCCACCGGGCATCCATCCACCCGACCcgtccgcccgcccgtccAGTACTTACGTATCCCCCGCTAGCTAGTCgcactcggcctcgccggcaGAGCCCACCCAGCGTGCTGCACACCATGTACTCACCTCGTGCTCGCACGTTACCAAGTAGCATGCAGCCCGGTCCCAGACCCgtctcgccgcgcgcacgcacgaaCGAAGCGTGTTGATTGACTTCTTtactcctcctcgtcgtcaacgccaacgccgagccgccgacaccgacaagAAGCACATAAAGCAGGCCAGGCGCAACGCACCACGCTCCTTTCTTCTGGTTGATCCCACCTGCGATAAGATAATCCACCCCCGTCACGATGGGCGCTTTCGACTTTCTCAAGACCGACGCCAACCAGCATGGCTGgcacacgccgacgtcgaccatCGACTGGTGGGTACAGCTGCCAGTGGCCAgggctgggctggcttgAACGTGGTAATGATGCTGACCTGCGCGTGCTTTACCGCTGCTGCtaccgccgctgccgcgtcGCCACTCCCCTCACACAGGTGCGAGCTCAACTACACCTACTCGTACTACATTGCCGAGCTGGTCAACACGCTCACCAACGTCCCCGTGATCGCGCTGGGCCTGTACTGCGCGTATGCGACCGTCGCCAacggcgtgccgccgcgctaCGCCCTCGTctacctcggcctcgcgctcatcggTATCGGCAGCTTTGGCTTCCACGCCAGCCTGCAGTGGGAATGGCAGCTGATGGACGAGCTGCCCATGGTGAGTGTTGCCACCGCGGCCAGTTCATGAGGGGGAAgagggaggaaggaggaACAAAAGTGCCAAGTGGCAGCAGCCTGCCCCGGCCATGCCGGCCATGCCGGCCAGGCCTCGGCTCAATCAACCCCATGACGCGTgcccagcaccagcaccagcaccagctcacccaccacccagaTTTACGTCGCATCGTACGCTGCGTACCTGGTCATCGACACCCTGCCGGGCTGGAAGCACAGGTTCGGCCCCTCTGGCCCCATTGCAGTGCTCGCGTGGTGCATCTTTGTCACGGTATCTTAGTGAGTGAGCCGGGGTTGAGTGGTGCGAAGCGGAATGTTGTGCCGCACAATGAGGCCGTGGTCTGGCCGCTGCTGGAAGGAACAGCCAacccgcctcgacggcctcacCCAGCGGCCGGAGCCAGCCCATGCGTGCACCCCGGCCTGCAGCCACACTCGCCACAGCAGGCCGTAGCTGACGCCTCGCCCCAGCATCTCGCTCCCGAACCCCGTGTACCACCAGATCGCCTTTGCGGGGATCATGACAacggcgagcttgcgctccATCTACTTGCTCTtccgcctgcctgccgaACGCCGTGCCAAGATTGCCCGCCTGCTGCTCATCGGTCTCGGTATCTTTGTTGGCGGCTTTGGTATCTGGAACCTCGACAACTACTTCTGCACCGAGCTCCGTGCGACCCGCGCGTGGCTTGAGGACCGCggcctgggcgagctcggacACTTTACTCAAGGTAGGTCGGGCAACCCAGTGGGATCGTACACAGCCGCTGACTTGCCCAGGCCATGGCTACTGGCACCTCATGACGggctacggcggcgcgctcctcttCACCGCTGCAGTTGGTGAGTACATGGTCTGGTCTCACCACGATtccccactcactcacaccccagccctCTGCCTTGAGGTCAAGACCAGCCCATACGCCTACGACTTTGACGCCACCTCGTGGTTCCCGGTCGTCTACACCGTCCCCCACGACCAGCGTGACCACCTCAAGGCGCTTGAGACGTTGGACGAGAAGGcccccctcgtcgacgctaGCGGCACGTCCTCTTCCTTCACCGAGAGCCGGACAACAACTGCCAGGCGCACGAGCGACCCTACTTCTGTGGAGCGGGCATGAATGATTCTGCCCCGCGCCACAGTAGACTGAACGCAACGCGCCGATCTCGATGCGGACACATACCCACCCACAGGAATAGACAATGACACGCCACTTTGGCCgtgcccacccaccttcgTTGCCCACTTGGCCGCCGCACACGCACCAGTATTCCTCTACCCCCGCACCACCGTGCTCTGCATGCCCTCGTTATCGCAGGCGACGCATGCAAGAGGATAGCCCGTAGAACATAGATTGATGCAATAGTCGTCGTTGtccccagccagcctgcgCCTGTGCCACAGGGTGAAACGCCCTATAACTCCGTCAAGGGTTGGCTGTCTGGTCCCTGTGGCGTCTGGCTGCTTgttcgtcgttgtcgcctCGATTCATCATCAACAGGttggttgtcgtcgtctctCTCTTTCGACATCCTCCCATTACCTCGACAAACAACAATGTCTGACCCCTCTGACGGTATGTCCCCCCCTccgcgcctcggcccgcCCACCCTCGTATCTCTCGTCGtacacgccctcggcgacttGAATCCGGCGTAAACGCaccgcgcacgcacgccgagtTTTTAAGTTTCACCTCACTCGCTCCACCAAGGCAAACAGCAAAACACACTGTCCACCTTTGTCCCCTGCCAGTCCAGTCCATCCTTGCGGCCATGCGCATCGATCGCGACGACACCGACTCGTGCCCCTCCAGTCGTCTGTCTGCGTCCTGCCTGTCGCCGTCCCGTCTCCTGCCTGCCCGTTGCGTCCGTCCGTCcgtgtgtcgtcgtcctcgcgtcGTATTTTGCCCGTTGCGGAGCTCGACACACACAAAAGTGGCTCGATTCGGTGGCGGCGTGAGCCACCATAGTCGTCTCgtcttgtcctcgtcgtcgtcgtcgtcgcccttaTGGCACTCAAGGTGGAAGCTTTGCTCGGCCACACCGCCAATGCTCCAGCCCCAACCTTTGCAGCATCCAGCTTCAGCTTCAGCTCCAGCTTCGCTCTCCACCCCGCCctccgtcgtcgcctcgacTAATGCCTGACGCGCCTCCCAGTCTGGCAGaacgccgcccccgccggtGACAGCTACTCGGCCCCCCGCGAGACCCGCGAGGCCTCGCCCCGCcgtgaggagcgcgacgagcgtgagcgctcccccgctcctcgccgtgagcgctcgcgctcgcccgccgcccgcaacggcggtggcgagggcggcggcgctgctccccGTGGCCGGTGAGTCTGTTGCCCGCGCATGGCAGGCAACTGCCAGGACTAACCAGCtagcaacgacgacggctcggtCAACCCCGGCAACAACCTCCACGTCTCGGGCCTGGCTCGTTCCGTCACCGACCGTGGCCTTGAGGACATGTTCTCCAAGTTTGGCAAGATCCAGAAGGCCCAGGTCATGTACGACCCCCACTCGCGTGCGTCAAGCCCCGGGCCCCACACACGCTGGACCATCACTAACCCATCACAGAGGAGTCGCGTGGCTTCGGCTTCGTCATGTTTGAGGCtaacgacgccgccgagaacGCCATCTCGACCATCTCGGGCACCACCATTGAGGGCCGCGTCATCACCGTGACCCACGCCAAGCGTGCTCGTGcccgcacccccacccccggccGCTACCACGGCGTCAAGTtcgagggcggtggtggtggtggtggccgcggctacggcggcggcggtggttaCGGCGGGCGTTACGAGGACAGGCCTTACCAGCCCCGTTCTTACGACTCGCGTTACTCGGACCGCGGACCCCGTTACGATGACCGCCCGCGTTATGATGACCGCAGGGGCGGTtacggcggcggtgatcGCTATGATGACAGGCGTGGTGGTtacggcgacgaccgccgtggtggtggataTGATgaccgccgaggcggtgacGACTACTACCGCCGCGGTCCTCCTCCTGAGTAAGTACTGCCTCGGACATATCGACGGgacctcgccaacgccaatTTCAGCCGTtacgaccgcgacgaccgtgGCCCCCGTGAGGAGCGTCCTCGTTACTAGACACCGAGTGAGCAGATGGGCGGAAATGACAATTCGAGGTTAGTGGATCCTGGGTCGATTAAAACAGCTGCATGAGGTTGTATTGTCGTGTGCATATGCAACTCGTGGTTGAGATGGGGAGTGTGCGGCAATGTGGCGCGCTTGGCTGGAGCAAGTGGGTTGGGGCCTTGGAGCCTTGGAGCCTTGATGGACCATCCAAGCTGTCTCCCAGGACCCGGTCGGGGACCGTGGGTGATGCAGATGTGTTTGGTGTTTGGCGTTTTGCACTCGTTGGCTTGGGCATTGTTGTCGATGGACAGGCTGCGAACAGCCGGTATCTACCAACCTCCTGGGGCGCAGCAGAAGCCACCCGTCCGCCGGCTGTGCAGCGACGATGTGCTCACCAACAGCACGGCAGCACAAAGCTACATACGTGCATGCGATGCAAACAATGATAGATAGAGTTATATGAATATGCGAtgccgcctcccccgcccctACTCGCGCTGCTTTCTCCGGTCCGGCCGCGGCGTGAACGGCGGCACCGAGCTGCTTCTCCTCGGCATAGCGACGAGGGGCTCAGCGCTAGACGAGCCcgggcggccgaggaggaacgACTCTAGGAATCCGCTGGGCTCGCGTACCCGCGGTTTGGCCGCTACGCCGGTCGGAGTGCCGACGCTGCCCTCACGCTCCTTCTGCGACTTGGGCGACCTTGCCTTGGTCTTGTGGTTTGATAACGGTCTAGATTTCGGGGACACGCTCACCGCCACTGGTGTGGCGTCCCCCTTGGTGCCCGGGCGCACTGTCTCAGAGCGCGAGTCGCGGTCCGGCGGCGTCTCCTTGGACCGTGCGCGGCCTCTAtcggcctgctcctcctctgcgtccgaggtcgacgccgagctgctgttCCCGCTCGAGCCGGACAGCGGGATTGCTAGTGCCGTAGCTGGCGACACTGGAGGCGGGGTGTCCGTTGCCGGGCGGTTGCTGgtcggcacggcggccgacAGTGCTTTACGAATGAGCTCGTATCCCCGCGGCTCGGTGAGATACAGGATTACCCTCGGAGAGCCGCGAGACCCGCCACCGTTGGATGGCTCGCGTCGGATACCAGGGGCTCGTGTGGCCGTAGGGGATGGCGGGCCCGAGTCGGGAGTGACCTGCCTGCTTAATGGTGagggtgatggtggtgcaGCCCATTGCAAATGGCGTGTTGCGTGGACCGATAGCGGGACTTGGCCTTCGGTTaccgactcgagcgacacCTCGGTGGTATGTGAAACGGCAGTTGCGTGGCCGTTGATGCCACCGGCACTGTTCGTCACGGTGGTGTGGTGATGGAGTCGCTCTGTGAGAGTGAGAGACAGCATGTCCTCGGTCGGTGCCTTggctcgtcgcgacgagcttgcACTCGGTCCTCGGCTTCCAGGGCGCGACGGTGCGTCTCGGTTTCGGCTCGGTGCGCGGCTGGGCACTCTGCTCCCTCCTCTActgctcggcggccggcTCTTGGGCACAGGTTTCTCGATCTCTATCCTGAGCCACACCTGCTGCGACCAGGCCTTCTTTCCCTTCTGGGGCTGGCCAGCAGGCGATGAGGACCTAGAAGTGCTGACCGGGGGAACGGAGGCCGACCGTCCTGGTGGGGGCGGCTTCTTGCCGATTCCGAGCAAGCTCGGGATCCAGCTCACGCGAGATGGCCCTGGGTCTGCCGAGCCGTTGACTGCGGGGTCTGGCTCAGCTGGTACTGGACCTATTGGTAAGACGAGCTGGAGAATAacggggtgggtgtcggGTACGTGGTGATAGAGGATGCCAGCTGATCGGAGGAGATACTTGAGGTAGGAGATGATGCGCTTCTGTGGCTCGCCGGTGGGGTTGCGCAGGACGATGGGCCCTGGCTGATCTGGGTGCTCTTGATCCAGGTATAGCGGCAGCGTGTACTTGATGTCGGTGGGGATGAACGATGTTGTTTTGAAGGTGTCTGGGGCCTTGTAGTCGTGAACGCGCTGGCGCATCTCATCGCCAACGTCGTACTCGTTGAAGGCGGTCAttcggcgctggcggtcgaggtcgacaaaCACGTTCATGGCGTTGCGAACACGCGGCCaggcgtcggcttcggcctgacgctcggcctcgctcaGCACCGAGCTGGCGGCCAGTCCCATCCCCTGCCACGGTGCTGAGGGAGGGTACAGttcgtcgagctcctgcaGCACATCcatggcgcgctcgcgcatgACTTGGCGTGACGTGTGCGTCGGGCCGAGAGGGAAGCGCgtctggaggaggagcgagagaAGCGTGAGGGCGATACACCAGATATCGATCTCGGGGCTGGGGGTTAGGTTACTCCGTGAGCAGCGAACCTACCCATAGTATGTCACCTCTCCGGGCTTGTTGTTGAGCGCGTGCACGATTTCTGGGCTCTGGTGGTTCAGCAGCTTCCCGAAAGCTGGGCACCCACATGGAAGGCAGGCGAGCCACAACATGTGGTCAGTTTGGGTTCGCTTGCAGAGAAGTGAgtcgcgaggccgaggtctGTGCACGCGTCAGCGGTGACAAACAGATAGGCAGACGCGCCGCGTTGATCGGCGCACAGCCCATGACCACGCACCGAGCAGCAGGATATTGCCCGTATCGACATCGACGAGCACGTTGTCTCCCTTGAGGTCGCGGTGGCAcacgcggccggcgtgcAAGCAGTCGCGGACGACGCTGACcagctggtcgaggaggcgggcggcgcgtgtcggGCGCAGAGGGAGCGGGTGCTGCGGGAGCGGGACGTGCGATGATGCGCATTCTTCTGGAGGGGGCGTCAGTCTGTGTCCAGCACGGCGCGTTCAGTCGCCGGCCCGGCGGTTGATCACCGATCACACCATCATCAGGCGTTGTGCAGCCGCGGTGCGCCATGGCGCtagccagcgcggcgcccgccCCCGGCCCAGTCGGCACAACTCACCAACGAGGTAGAAGTGCGCGTCGGTCCGCACGAATCCGTCGACGCCAATGAGGCAAGGGtgcggcgtgagctgcgcgagcagcgtcggctCGCGGAGGAGCCGGGCGGCAATGAGCGCGTGGTGCGGGTACAGCGGTGTGTGCTTGAGGGCGAACAccttgccgctcgccgaggtcgcgcccGCCGTGACGCGGTACACGGTGCTGAActtgccgcggccgaggatgccgcccgccgacgcagGGAGGTACGTGTAGTCTGCTATtccgcggaggaggaggctgtcgggggagggggtgaggagggggacGGTTGTTGGCTGGGGCGTTGTGTCAGCGAGCGatggagggagggggagataCTCCACCGTCCGTCAGCACTCACCAGACTCTCCCACCGACTCTCCTCGGGCGCCTGGTTGGGCGCGTAGACGAAGAGCGTGCCGGCCCCCGGGGGGCCCGCGTCGTTCTCCTTGTCGCGACGTGGGGCCATTAGAGCATGGCGGGGGGGTGGGGCTGGGTGGGCTCGCGGGGCTGGTAGCGGTGGGAGGTGAGAGCGAGcaggggcgaggcgaggcaagCAGCAGGAGCTCGGTGGTGCTCGCTGTGCCGGTGGTGTGTATGTGTCTGTGGGTGTCTGttgatgaggaggagcagaGACGAGAGGGAGCAAAGGACGGCTCCGTGTTGGTGTGGTGCCAAgtggggtggtgggccgATTGAGTGGAGGCGGGGAGCGAGTCAGGTGAGTGAACCGCCAGTGGCAGGTGGCAACTTGGGTATCTGGGACTGATGACTGACCCAACGGTAAAGGCAAAGACAACTGTTACAAGATCCCacgtcgcctcgccctcgtcgtctccgtcgGCCCAGGTCCCAGTCCCAGCAGCCCGTCCCACGCGCTCGTTCGGCAGCTCTCGGCACTGTCCTGCCCACAGTACAGGACACGATaaacgacgcggcggcggggcggggcacgACTCGCTGCGTGATaaccccctcgtcctcgcctcCCACCTCTCTCTGCCCTGATTACCACTGTTTTGCCTAGCCGGCAAGCAAATCCAGCCGAGCCAATCACTTGCCACTTACCCCACTCTTCGCGCGCTTCGCATCCCTTTGCATGCCTAGCCCACCCCCACAATCCTGTTTCACCCCCGCAtcgtgctcgcggcgcccactcacatccCGCCGTCAAAACTGCCGCCCACAGCCGCAATATGCTTGACTCACACTGCCTAGCGCTGAGCCGACAccacccgacgacgagcctaTCACCCATCCCACACACCCTATCACACAAAACCCAGCAATGCACTAACATGTCATGAGAATCTAGCATCTATGCTATACAGATAAGGAGATCCCGCCCCTGTCGCAGCCTATCTCTACAGTTTATCTCGCGTCTACTTCCCCTTAACCCAGCCACGGTGCCCAGTCCACCCGTGAGATCCCGCCAGATATCGGTGCTCCAGaagctgcgccgccgtcggccggtCGTGCACCTCGGGCTCCAGGCAACACCGCACAAAGTCGGCAGCGTCCGCAAGGCGGCCTCCGTCGTCTGCCTCCCTGCCCTCGTCCGCGTGCACACCTCCGCAGCGTGCCTCCAGTGCCTCCTCCGCACCAGAGCCCTTGAGACCtgcgagcacctcgtcggggaGGTTGGCGAATGGCGTCTCGCCAACGAGCAGAATGTAGGCGACAGCACCAAGAGCCCATATGTCTTGTTCCTTGCCGCCATACATTTCACCGCGCAAGATCTCGGGCGACGCGTAGTGGAGGGTGCCAGAGAAAGTGTCCCACTTCTTGCCGGGTCTCCAGTGTGCCGCAGAGCCAAAGTCGATGAGCTGGCAGTGACCCGTGCCGTCCAAAATGACATTCTCGTCCTTGATGTCGCGGTGGACAATGCCATTGGCGTGCAAGAAGTTGACAGCGTCGGTGAGCTGGCCCACAATCGATCTAACCTCGAATGGGTCCAGGCCGGCCGGGTGCGATTCCACGCGGTCAAAGAGATCAACGCCGGTGCCGTACCGTGGCATCACCATGTAGTAGAACTCGCGGTCCTCGAAAAAGTCGAGCAGTTTGCAAATGTTGGGGTGCCCGCGCTCTGGAGCATGCTTCATCTCCGTCTTGAGGTAACGCTGTGTCGGGTTGCTGGCACTTCTAAAGCTTGGAGTgctggagcgcgagctgccaGGCGAAGCCGCGCGTGAGCCAGGGACGTTGCCGTTCGACTCCACCGCCAGCTGCTCAACTTCCTCCGGGTGCTCCCATCCTCCTTGTGGGCGTGATGGGTCCCAGGGGTGAGGGTGTGCCGGAGGCACATACATGAGGTGTCGAAGCTGGTCCATGACGTGGACTGGCGTGGTCAGTTTGGTCGACACATCCATAACTCACTCTCAACAGGGATTGGCCCCAGAACCTTGTGCTTCTTCCAGCAGTCGGCCAGAATCCTCGACTTGATGATGTATTTGATAATCACCTCGTCCTGTTGCTAGTCAGCATTGCCAGCCTGGGAATCTTCCAACTCACTCCTACTGGCTGGCCATTAGCCCCCTTGACCTTGGCTCTCATTACCAGGCCATACGcgcccttgccggcctcCTTGAGGATGACATAGTCGTCGATGCCTCggccaccggcaccaccggctGTTTCACTGGTAGGGGTAGGACACTCGCTCGGGACACCAGTGCTCGACGCGTAGCTCGCAGCGCTTCGTACACTATCGAACCGTGGCAGAAGCGACTTGTTCGGTTGTGCGGCAGTAGGTGACCGGAACGGCGAGAAACTTTGCAAGTTGGCAGGCGCGTTACCCTTCGGAGGAGGTGTAACCGACGTGGTTGGTGTAACCGGAGGCGGTGAAGACGCGGATGTTGTACCTGTCGTCTGTGGTGCGGGCGTTGACGGAGTGAGTGGCGTGAGGGCCGGGAAAGGCAGTGAGGGCACGACCCGACCAGCGACAAGGGAAACCCGGTGCGTGTCTCGTCGGCGTTCCGTCTTTGGCGGCGCCACTCCGTCGTCGTAAGATCCACGGCGTGACGGGGCGCGGGGCACAAGCGTGTGGCGCGAGGAAACTTTGCGAGAGTAATTGCGGATCGCTTCAAAGCGCTCAGACTCGGTCTCTTGTGAAAGAGGTGCCATCATCTGCGACGAATCGATGACGtctggcgaggcgagctcAATGTCGTTGGCTGGCGAAAGTGCTGGCGATGGGGCGGtggttgacggcgccga encodes the following:
- the PSK1 gene encoding Serine/threonine-protein kinase PSK1: MAGQDGERAALGLAFDATTATNPSDGQAQVAPTAPVRSSTDPTNRSLRRSSSPPPPINTTNLDAYRGLVDNAPEAGPSSGHRSSIPPPPSPRRHRTGAIMQRVRANSGGYASALTPSKSWVDLQGMGFGMTSARPTVERRVSTDSATEEPRRTVNLDSARNSIDIADEPWDGECGAWDNSARFYHRMHPHSRAGSPTRSPIALSPNVRAPSPAASPIYARRNLTLPASGSNTPPPGATLSATLSPNTHFLQQHLPPTFPYTGSMQSSPEADVSDPLGSQPQQPHGHGHHGMVILTPTTQEWRELKEITRREGEPMSEVEEEVPGSDSSDTGSSESVVSPAAKIIMQPPEVRASEPDTAAPSLPPQTPDRPDFDTSPAVKVTESEIAPDENEHADRVHNIVVPDDDSKFDDDVTLAPFPSAGLGRFNSIGRRDSLHLNSRPVDITTTRPKTKRELERERLFKMVDEEIAETSPTEPSHRHSWGVQGIGSGSGFNFVGSLGSLSSPRTEPPDSPRLPSESDGQRQAEHEPRSEVLGLTDDHVARLSAVSPTVPVRPSPLNAEPLSVPHSAPSTTAPSPALSPANDIELASPDVIDSSQMMAPLSQETESERFEAIRNYSRKVSSRHTLVPRAPSRRGSYDDGVAPPKTERRRDTHRVSLVAGRVVPSLPFPALTPLTPSTPAPQTTGTTSASSPPPVTPTTSVTPPPKGNAPANLQSFSPFRSPTAAQPNKSLLPRFDSVRSAASYASSTGVPSECPTPTSETAGGAGGRGIDDYVILKEAGKGAYGLVMRAKVKGANGQPVGDEVIIKYIIKSRILADCWKKHKVLGPIPVEIHVMDQLRHLMYVPPAHPHPWDPSRPQGGWEHPEEVEQLAVESNGNVPGSRAASPGSSRSSTPSFRSASNPTQRYLKTEMKHAPERGHPNICKLLDFFEDREFYYMVMPRYGTGVDLFDRVESHPAGLDPFEVRSIVGQLTDAVNFLHANGIVHRDIKDENVILDGTGHCQLIDFGSAAHWRPGKKWDTFSGTLHYASPEILRGEMYGGKEQDIWALGAVAYILLVGETPFANLPDEVLAGLKGSGAEEALEARCGGVHADEGREADDGGRLADAADFVRCCLEPEVHDRPTAAQLLEHRYLAGSHGWTGHRGWVKGK